From Streptomyces sp. TLI_053, a single genomic window includes:
- a CDS encoding MBL fold metallo-hydrolase → MTNAPLENAPLANAPTAAALPADAPLGRSAAFHVLTTGYVGSTGPGVAATVSYVTDAGRHVIFDPGMVASQDDILGPLAALGLGPEDITDVVLSHHHPDNTMNVGLFGRARVHDHRVEYRGHEWTNRDAEGYELTPSLRLIRTPGHSAEDITLLAGTAQGVVAFAGDLWWHAAGPADDPVAPDREVLRASRLRVLAAADLIVPGHGAPFRGDGSTPR, encoded by the coding sequence ATGACGAACGCACCGCTCGAAAACGCCCCGCTCGCAAACGCTCCGACCGCAGCAGCACTCCCGGCCGACGCCCCGCTCGGCCGCAGCGCCGCCTTCCACGTCCTGACCACCGGCTACGTGGGCTCCACCGGCCCCGGCGTCGCCGCCACCGTCTCCTACGTCACGGACGCCGGACGGCATGTGATCTTCGACCCGGGCATGGTCGCGAGCCAGGACGACATCCTCGGCCCGCTGGCCGCGCTCGGGCTCGGCCCCGAGGACATCACCGACGTGGTGCTCAGCCACCACCACCCCGACAACACCATGAACGTGGGCCTCTTCGGCCGCGCCCGGGTGCACGACCACCGGGTCGAGTACCGGGGGCACGAGTGGACCAACCGGGACGCCGAGGGGTACGAGCTCACACCGTCCCTCCGGCTGATCCGCACGCCCGGGCACAGCGCCGAGGACATCACGCTGCTGGCCGGGACGGCGCAGGGCGTGGTCGCGTTCGCCGGCGACCTGTGGTGGCACGCGGCCGGACCGGCGGACGACCCGGTGGCTCCGGACCGCGAGGTCCTGCGGGCCTCGCGGCTGCGGGTGCTGGCCGCCGCGGACCTGATCGTGCCCGGTCACGGCGCTCCCTTCCGCGGCGACGGATCCACTCCCAGGTAG
- a CDS encoding helix-turn-helix domain-containing protein gives MAPFTTVAAYVPPGAGMLAVGIVAEVFGPHGAELPGFDFTLCADRPGSVDTDLGVPLAITHGLDRLAAADLVLALPGAGFRTPPPPAVVDALVAAHDRGALVAAHCVGAFALAAAGLLDGRRATTHWRFAGLLARSHPEVTVEPEALYLDDGRITTGAGAAAGFDLCLHLVRREHGAAVANHIARDMVLPSHRDGGQAQYLAAPVPEDGEDERLAELLAWARANLHRPLPVDELARRAVMSKRSFLRRFTAATGTTPHAWLGELRLTAAEELLETTDLPVEEIARRVGYGSAAVLRERFVRRRGVPPRVYRRSFSRVGRVPPPVP, from the coding sequence ATGGCCCCCTTCACCACCGTCGCCGCCTACGTGCCACCCGGTGCCGGCATGCTCGCCGTCGGCATCGTCGCCGAGGTCTTCGGCCCGCACGGGGCGGAGCTGCCGGGCTTCGACTTCACCCTCTGCGCCGACCGCCCCGGCAGCGTCGACACCGACCTGGGCGTGCCGCTGGCGATCACGCACGGCCTGGACCGGCTCGCCGCCGCCGACCTCGTGCTCGCCCTCCCCGGCGCCGGCTTCCGCACCCCGCCCCCGCCCGCCGTCGTGGACGCCCTGGTGGCCGCCCACGACCGCGGCGCCCTGGTCGCCGCCCACTGCGTCGGCGCCTTCGCGCTCGCCGCCGCCGGACTGCTCGATGGCCGCCGCGCCACCACCCACTGGCGCTTCGCCGGACTGCTGGCCCGCAGCCACCCGGAGGTCACCGTCGAACCCGAGGCGCTCTACCTGGACGACGGCCGGATCACCACCGGCGCCGGCGCCGCCGCTGGCTTCGACCTCTGCCTGCACCTGGTCCGGCGCGAACACGGCGCGGCCGTCGCCAACCACATCGCCCGGGACATGGTGCTGCCCTCCCACCGCGACGGCGGCCAGGCCCAGTACCTCGCCGCCCCGGTGCCCGAGGACGGCGAGGACGAGCGACTGGCCGAACTGCTCGCCTGGGCCCGCGCCAACCTCCACCGGCCGCTGCCGGTCGACGAACTGGCCCGCCGCGCCGTGATGAGCAAGCGCTCCTTCCTGCGCCGCTTCACCGCCGCCACCGGCACCACCCCGCACGCCTGGCTCGGCGAGCTGAGGCTGACCGCCGCCGAGGAACTCCTGGAGACCACCGACCTGCCGGTCGAGGAGATCGCCCGCCGGGTCGGCTACGGCAGTGCGGCCGTCCTGCGGGAGCGCTTCGTCCGCCGCCGAGGCGTCCCGCCCCGGGTCTACCGCCGCTCCTTCTCCCGGGTGGGCCGGGTGCCCCCGCCCGTGCCGTGA
- a CDS encoding FAD-dependent monooxygenase produces the protein MTGAGGGPSTGAEGGPASGGHPAAGGNPATATARRVAVIGGGPGGLYFAALARQLAPEREITVFERDGREDEFGFGVVFSDETLDGIAQADPAVFAALGAEFARWSDIDVRYAGQVRTSGGHGFAALDRNRLRAILQRRCDELAVDVRYRTPAPPVGRLAEEYDLVVAADGIHSATRTAYAGTFRPELDERHARYMWLATDKVFDAFTFLVERFDFGVLQVHAYPYSAKRSTFIVEIAEDAWRRGGFEALADREFARGESDDESVRRCAELLAPHLEGHRLIPNASRWIRFTTVRNATWRHRNVVLLGDAAHSAHFSIGSGTKLALEDALALAASLGEQPTVEQALAAYEAERRPVVESTQRAAQASLEWFETIDRRTGQDADGFAFNLLTRSRRVTYGNLRARDPGFVTAVEAAFAGGADPAGTAVPPMFRPLELAALELRNRVVVPPLATFTSPDTLPSAFDRAQLTAHALGGAGLVIAGMAAVTPEGRATDHCPGLWNDRQEAAWRELVTGVGAVSDTPLGIQLTHAGRRAATSVPGPDGIGRPLGADGWPLLAASPLPWDADSLRPHEANQIELAAVAADFAAAAERAARIGFDVLELQFGHGHLLSGFLSPLTNRRTDRYGGPLAQRLRLPLEVLAAVRAVWPAGRPLLVRISASDWAPGGTGEPEAVAICRALGDGGADAVDVSTGEVVAHQRPPYGRGYQTPFAELVRAATGLPTVAVGAISGHDDANSVLLAGRADLVAVGRAHLHDPLWTLHAAAEQGYNGPGARWPGPWAAGSRRPPGPGSDRVAPRLRLVREPGPPVHRRWRPGGADPTRYPDRTEEER, from the coding sequence GTGACCGGGGCCGGAGGCGGTCCCTCGACCGGGGCCGAAGGCGGACCGGCGAGCGGAGGCCACCCCGCGGCCGGCGGCAACCCCGCGACCGCGACCGCCCGCCGGGTGGCGGTGATCGGCGGCGGTCCGGGCGGGCTCTACTTCGCCGCGCTGGCCCGGCAGCTGGCCCCGGAGCGGGAGATCACCGTCTTCGAACGGGACGGCCGCGAGGACGAGTTCGGCTTCGGGGTGGTGTTCTCCGACGAGACGCTGGACGGCATCGCGCAGGCCGACCCGGCCGTGTTCGCCGCGCTGGGCGCCGAGTTCGCGCGCTGGAGCGACATCGACGTCCGGTACGCCGGGCAGGTGCGCACCAGCGGCGGCCACGGGTTCGCGGCGCTGGACCGCAACCGGCTGCGCGCGATCCTGCAACGGCGCTGCGACGAGCTGGCGGTGGACGTCCGCTACCGCACCCCGGCTCCCCCGGTCGGGCGGCTCGCCGAGGAGTACGACCTGGTGGTCGCCGCCGACGGCATCCACTCGGCGACCCGCACGGCGTACGCCGGGACCTTCCGGCCCGAGCTGGACGAGCGGCACGCCCGCTACATGTGGCTCGCCACCGACAAGGTCTTCGACGCCTTCACCTTCCTCGTCGAGCGCTTCGACTTCGGGGTGCTCCAGGTGCACGCCTACCCGTACAGCGCGAAACGGTCGACGTTCATCGTCGAGATCGCCGAGGACGCCTGGCGCCGGGGCGGCTTCGAGGCCCTGGCCGACCGGGAGTTCGCACGCGGCGAGAGCGACGACGAGAGCGTGCGGCGCTGCGCAGAGCTGCTCGCCCCGCACCTGGAGGGGCACCGGCTGATCCCGAACGCCTCCCGCTGGATCCGCTTCACCACGGTGCGCAACGCCACCTGGCGGCACCGGAACGTGGTGCTGCTCGGCGATGCCGCGCACTCGGCGCACTTCTCGATCGGCTCGGGCACCAAGCTGGCCCTGGAGGACGCCCTCGCCCTGGCCGCGAGCCTCGGCGAACAGCCCACGGTGGAGCAGGCGTTGGCGGCCTACGAGGCGGAGCGGCGGCCGGTGGTGGAGTCCACCCAGCGGGCGGCGCAGGCCAGCCTGGAGTGGTTCGAGACGATCGACCGGCGGACCGGGCAGGACGCCGACGGGTTCGCGTTCAACCTCCTCACCCGCAGCCGCCGGGTCACCTACGGCAACCTCCGGGCCCGCGACCCCGGGTTCGTCACGGCGGTGGAGGCGGCGTTCGCGGGCGGTGCCGATCCGGCCGGGACGGCGGTGCCGCCGATGTTCCGGCCGCTCGAGCTGGCCGCGCTGGAGCTGCGCAACCGGGTGGTGGTGCCGCCGCTGGCCACCTTCACCTCGCCCGACACGCTGCCCAGTGCCTTCGACCGGGCCCAGCTGACGGCGCACGCGCTCGGCGGCGCCGGGCTGGTGATCGCGGGGATGGCGGCGGTCACGCCGGAGGGCCGGGCCACCGACCACTGCCCGGGCCTGTGGAACGACCGGCAGGAGGCGGCCTGGCGCGAACTCGTCACCGGCGTCGGGGCCGTGAGCGACACACCGCTCGGGATCCAGCTCACCCACGCCGGGCGGCGGGCCGCCACCTCGGTACCGGGACCGGACGGGATCGGCCGCCCCCTGGGCGCGGACGGCTGGCCGCTGCTGGCCGCCTCGCCGCTGCCGTGGGACGCCGACAGCCTCCGGCCGCACGAGGCCAATCAGATCGAACTCGCCGCCGTGGCAGCGGACTTCGCGGCCGCAGCCGAGCGGGCGGCGCGGATCGGCTTCGACGTGCTGGAGCTCCAGTTCGGCCACGGCCACCTGCTCTCCGGCTTCCTGTCGCCGCTCACCAACCGGCGCACCGACCGCTACGGCGGCCCGCTCGCCCAGCGGTTGCGGCTGCCGCTGGAGGTACTGGCGGCGGTCCGCGCGGTCTGGCCGGCCGGGCGGCCGCTGCTGGTGCGGATCTCGGCGAGCGACTGGGCGCCGGGCGGCACCGGCGAGCCGGAGGCCGTCGCCATCTGCCGGGCCCTCGGGGACGGCGGGGCCGACGCGGTGGACGTCTCCACCGGCGAGGTGGTGGCGCACCAGCGGCCGCCGTACGGGCGCGGTTACCAGACGCCGTTCGCCGAGCTGGTGCGCGCGGCCACCGGCCTGCCCACCGTCGCGGTGGGCGCGATCTCCGGGCACGACGACGCCAACTCGGTACTGCTGGCCGGTCGGGCCGACCTGGTCGCGGTCGGCCGGGCCCACCTGCACGACCCGCTGTGGACCCTGCATGCCGCCGCCGAGCAGGGGTACAACGGCCCCGGCGCCCGCTGGCCCGGCCCGTGGGCCGCGGGCAGCCGGCGCCCGCCCGGGCCGGGCTCCGACCGGGTGGCGCCGAGGCTGCGGCTGGTGCGCGAGCCCGGGCCCCCGGTGCACCGTCGCTGGCGGCCCGGCGGCGCCGACCCGACCCGGTACCCCGACCGCACCGAGGAGGAACGATGA
- a CDS encoding thioesterase family protein — translation MRRRAAPATEAAAGPQPASVTVERRVEWSDTDAAGHYHFSAVQRWAEAAEATLLRRLGLDGLFGRIPRVHFEADYRERLWFGDLVRVELRVERIGGSSLHYAFEVHGPNGPAAGGRMSVVHAAPHAKGTEPWPEPVRRALTGAGRQEPEVVR, via the coding sequence CTGCGCCGCCGGGCGGCGCCCGCCACGGAGGCCGCGGCCGGGCCGCAACCGGCCAGTGTCACCGTCGAGCGGCGGGTCGAGTGGTCCGACACCGACGCCGCCGGGCACTACCACTTCTCGGCCGTCCAGCGCTGGGCCGAGGCCGCGGAGGCGACACTGCTGCGCCGGCTGGGCCTGGACGGGCTGTTCGGACGGATCCCCCGGGTGCACTTCGAGGCCGACTACCGCGAACGGCTGTGGTTCGGCGACCTGGTCCGGGTCGAACTGCGGGTCGAGCGGATCGGCGGCTCCTCCCTGCACTACGCCTTCGAGGTGCACGGCCCGAACGGCCCGGCCGCCGGCGGGCGGATGTCGGTGGTGCACGCCGCACCGCACGCCAAGGGCACCGAGCCCTGGCCGGAGCCGGTGCGCCGGGCGCTCACCGGGGCCGGGCGGCAGGAGCCGGAGGTGGTCCGGTGA